From one Candidatus Woesearchaeota archaeon genomic stretch:
- the trpS gene encoding tryptophan--tRNA ligase — MSKIIDVYGSELPEDYSKIVKDFGLEPFDPDLFPAPNRLMRRGIVFAGRDLNIISKCIKEKKPFYVLSGIMPTAEKIHLGTKMVVENIKYFQDHGAKTFILVADLESAAARGVPLEEAKKRALNFHIPAYIALGLDPKKTIFYFQSENKDVVHLAYEFAKKITLNEFTAIYGNADPGRIMSAVTQVGDILYPQIKERMPGIIPVGIDQDPHIRLTRDIVARVKEKKFFAPSSLYHKFMPALDGSLKMSKSNPDSMIELPEDVNSACRKIKKALTGGRDTLEEQRRLGAVIEKDMVFELLKYHLVEDDKELKKIHDDYKSGKMLSGEIKEIACEKMTVFMDDFNKKLEKARKQVNSLKFVKFE; from the coding sequence ATGTCAAAAATCATAGACGTCTATGGAAGCGAACTCCCTGAGGACTATTCGAAGATCGTTAAAGACTTCGGACTGGAGCCTTTTGATCCAGACCTATTCCCGGCTCCGAACAGGCTGATGAGGAGGGGCATAGTTTTCGCAGGCAGAGATCTGAACATTATTTCCAAATGCATAAAGGAAAAAAAGCCATTCTATGTGCTGTCAGGCATAATGCCCACAGCTGAGAAGATCCACCTGGGAACAAAGATGGTTGTCGAAAACATCAAGTATTTCCAGGATCACGGAGCAAAAACATTTATTTTAGTTGCAGATTTGGAATCAGCTGCTGCAAGAGGCGTTCCTTTGGAAGAAGCTAAAAAAAGAGCTTTGAATTTCCATATTCCGGCTTACATTGCTCTGGGCTTAGACCCGAAAAAAACAATATTTTATTTTCAGTCAGAAAACAAGGATGTTGTTCATCTGGCTTATGAATTTGCAAAAAAGATTACATTGAATGAATTTACAGCAATATATGGGAATGCAGACCCGGGGAGGATAATGTCTGCTGTTACGCAGGTCGGCGATATTCTTTATCCGCAAATAAAGGAAAGAATGCCCGGCATAATTCCGGTTGGAATTGACCAGGATCCTCACATAAGATTAACGCGGGATATTGTAGCCAGAGTAAAGGAAAAGAAATTCTTTGCGCCATCTTCATTGTACCATAAATTCATGCCCGCATTAGACGGCTCGCTTAAAATGTCAAAATCCAATCCAGACAGCATGATAGAATTGCCTGAAGATGTGAATTCAGCATGCAGAAAAATAAAAAAAGCACTGACTGGCGGCAGGGATACATTGGAAGAACAGAGAAGGCTTGGGGCTGTTATTGAGAAAGACATGGTTTTCGAGTTATTGAAATATCATCTGGTTGAAGATGATAAAGAACTCAAAAAGATCCATGATGACTATAAGTCAGGAAAAATGCTGAGCGGCGAGATAAAAGAGATCGCATGCGAGAAGATGACTGTATTTATGGATGATTTCAATAAAAAACTCGAGAAAGCGAGAAAGCAGGTTAATAGTTTGAAGTTTGTTAAGTTTGAATAA
- a CDS encoding 1-acyl-sn-glycerol-3-phosphate acyltransferase, with product MPGNKSDLSEIARQYDASFYARQEGKVRRLINCYIKEFKISGLENIKSMKDSAKIYMSNHRSHLDYSIIASILYRNKFKPPAIGAGNNMFVWPLGNYIKKLKAFPIKRTNDDFKTRKDKLRDLEELYDYVKNDLILKGEDILLFPEGGRSYNGEMGKIGGGQMIFIRSILDAQDGLEEPINIVPVGIKYDFVQEKAFFQLLKKSREIKNKSLSKILYYGADIGAFAVGMVKGAFGIKSDVYVNFGNPINVRDFLIQSNSNPRRELADLVMKEINKLVK from the coding sequence ATGCCAGGCAATAAAAGCGATTTATCTGAAATAGCCCGCCAGTATGATGCCTCTTTTTATGCCAGGCAGGAAGGCAAAGTAAGGCGGCTCATAAATTGTTATATAAAAGAATTCAAAATAAGCGGGCTTGAAAATATCAAAAGCATGAAAGATTCTGCAAAGATCTACATGTCAAATCACAGGAGCCACCTGGATTATTCAATCATTGCTTCAATTCTTTACCGAAATAAGTTTAAGCCACCTGCAATAGGAGCAGGCAACAACATGTTTGTTTGGCCGCTTGGAAATTATATAAAGAAACTGAAAGCATTCCCGATAAAAAGAACCAATGATGACTTCAAAACAAGAAAAGATAAGCTAAGGGATTTAGAAGAGCTCTACGATTATGTAAAAAATGATCTTATTCTTAAAGGCGAAGACATCCTGCTTTTCCCAGAAGGAGGAAGATCTTATAATGGCGAAATGGGCAAGATCGGCGGCGGGCAGATGATTTTCATAAGATCGATACTTGACGCGCAGGATGGGCTTGAAGAGCCGATAAACATAGTCCCTGTAGGCATAAAGTACGATTTCGTGCAGGAGAAGGCTTTTTTTCAATTGTTGAAAAAATCAAGGGAAATAAAAAACAAAAGCCTGAGTAAGATTTTATATTATGGAGCAGACATAGGCGCATTTGCTGTTGGGATGGTGAAGGGGGCTTTTGGCATAAAAAGCGATGTTTATGTTAATTTTGGAAATCCGATAAATGTAAGGGATTTTTTGATCCAAAGCAATTCCAACCCCAGAAGAGAGCTGGCAGATTTGGTGATGAAAGAAATTAATAAATTAGTTAAATAA
- a CDS encoding DUF87 domain-containing protein, producing the protein MPYDVVLGRSEEDKKHFGLKGTVFLGKQYVKMGQLTSLSNPIYLDVARSHIVFVCGKRGGGKSYTMGVIAEGISDMPQEVRQNLSIIMLDTMGIYWTMKYPNQQDEGLLKEWGIEAKSLDVQIFTPVGFYKEYKEKGIPTDAPFSIKPSELSSVDWCTVFEIKTTDPIGVIIERNINLLGKEKENYSLKDIIQKIKEDDESDLNERYAAMNRFMNAEEWGLFSEEGTPLKDLAIAGRVSILDVSCYATVPGSWNIKSLVIGLVAQNLFIQRMTYRRGEEYKSIHKAMHLFSEEEEKAEMPLVWLVIDEAHEFLPNTGKTVATDPLITILREGRQPGISLILASQQPGKIHTDVMTQADIIISHRVTAKIDVDALGTLMQSYMREGLDKFLNDLPRVQGSAIVVDDSNERIYPMKIRPRFTWHGGSAPQAIKEEKKIF; encoded by the coding sequence ATGCCCTATGATGTTGTTCTTGGAAGAAGCGAGGAGGATAAAAAACACTTTGGCTTAAAGGGAACTGTATTTCTCGGAAAGCAGTATGTCAAGATGGGACAATTGACATCATTATCAAATCCCATTTATCTTGATGTTGCAAGGAGCCACATTGTTTTTGTATGCGGCAAACGCGGTGGCGGAAAGTCGTACACCATGGGCGTCATTGCAGAAGGCATATCTGACATGCCTCAGGAAGTAAGGCAGAATCTGAGCATAATAATGCTTGACACAATGGGAATTTACTGGACAATGAAATATCCTAATCAGCAGGATGAAGGGCTGCTTAAGGAATGGGGCATTGAAGCCAAAAGCCTGGATGTGCAGATTTTCACGCCAGTTGGCTTCTACAAAGAATACAAGGAAAAAGGCATTCCGACAGATGCGCCTTTTTCGATAAAGCCTTCTGAACTAAGCTCAGTTGACTGGTGCACTGTGTTTGAAATTAAAACAACAGATCCAATCGGCGTGATAATAGAGCGCAATATAAATTTGCTTGGAAAGGAAAAAGAGAACTATTCGCTGAAAGACATCATACAGAAGATAAAAGAAGACGATGAAAGTGACTTGAATGAGAGATACGCTGCAATGAACCGTTTTATGAATGCCGAAGAATGGGGATTGTTCAGCGAGGAAGGAACTCCTTTAAAGGATCTTGCAATTGCAGGCAGAGTCAGCATCTTGGATGTAAGCTGCTATGCAACAGTTCCAGGCAGCTGGAATATAAAATCATTGGTTATCGGCCTGGTTGCGCAGAATTTGTTTATACAGAGAATGACTTACAGAAGAGGCGAAGAGTACAAGTCAATACACAAAGCAATGCATTTGTTCAGCGAGGAAGAGGAAAAAGCAGAGATGCCGCTTGTGTGGCTTGTGATTGATGAAGCGCATGAATTTCTGCCGAATACAGGCAAAACAGTTGCAACTGACCCTCTTATTACAATATTGAGAGAAGGAAGGCAGCCCGGAATTTCATTGATTCTTGCTTCTCAGCAGCCCGGCAAGATTCATACAGATGTGATGACGCAGGCAGACATAATAATAAGCCACAGGGTAACTGCGAAGATTGATGTGGATGCCCTTGGAACATTGATGCAGAGCTATATGAGAGAAGGCCTTGATAAATTTCTTAATGACCTGCCCAGAGTGCAGGGATCCGCCATTGTTGTTGATGACAGCAATGAAAGGATCTACCCGATGAAGATAAGGCCAAGGTTCACATGGCATGGCGGATCTGCACCTCAGGCTATAAAGGAAGAGAAGAAGATATTCTGA
- a CDS encoding isochorismatase family protein, with translation MMKLVGGLRHARRAASRIIAPALLFLAAAVCSGEEITQVKPSYTAPENTEGYTLVIVDFKAPEQLEDTVRIGYIINKTIEKNMPVVTVESPPYYVTNEPYRSKLEKYPGNAFLKKGKEGDTFINTDLETLLQQHGHKNIIVVGAIMEICVSDTAKGAIKRGYNVFMSDETSIDSQDSSIITLPNGRSYLYRVTANSPLSNTTISKYKNIPMWDRSSSLDLERVLNLVNK, from the coding sequence ATGATGAAACTAGTTGGGGGATTGAGACATGCCAGAAGGGCAGCCAGCCGCATAATAGCGCCAGCGCTCTTGTTTTTAGCTGCAGCTGTCTGCAGCGGAGAAGAAATCACACAGGTAAAACCATCTTACACGGCTCCTGAAAACACTGAAGGTTACACTCTTGTTATTGTTGATTTCAAGGCGCCTGAGCAATTGGAAGATACAGTAAGGATCGGTTATATTATCAATAAAACAATTGAAAAAAATATGCCCGTGGTTACTGTAGAATCGCCGCCATATTATGTGACTAATGAGCCTTACAGGAGTAAATTAGAAAAATATCCTGGCAATGCCTTTCTGAAAAAGGGGAAAGAGGGCGATACTTTCATCAATACAGACTTAGAAACTCTTCTTCAGCAACATGGGCACAAAAACATAATTGTTGTAGGGGCAATCATGGAAATTTGTGTTTCAGATACTGCTAAAGGCGCAATTAAGAGAGGGTATAATGTGTTCATGTCTGATGAAACATCCATAGACAGTCAAGACAGCTCAATTATTACATTGCCTAATGGACGTTCTTATCTTTATCGCGTAACAGCCAACAGCCCATTATCAAACACAACCATCAGTAAATATAAGAACATACCGATGTGGGACCGTTCTTCTAGTCTTGATCTCGAACGCGTGTTGAATTTAGTAAATAAGTAA